A genome region from Lactobacillus sp. ESL0791 includes the following:
- a CDS encoding SLAP domain-containing protein, translating into MTSKNNQNERLRKISMENKRDRFSIRKLAVGAASILLGFSFMAASGQIAKADTTDPNSQETSVDSRKQTVDSEKTETAVQDKGAAATAKVSSVKKSKTDVTTYSGLHDFLRDGSEETEQTEGQGSSAPSSSETEQTEGQGSSAPSSSETENTNPEQETGAEQTQPASAEDLANAASDLQTEIGKGNDFVKTDPYKEAAADKQKSVTDAIAQGQATLDKYNKFISTNDDKFKVSLFDLTDAKVTIGAMITAATNTVGAQTITNIGDDDGWHLDYSETSSGDATLIVTKANNSYNGVVNDSTTLYDYLISKLGTTNGRDLISKIKVIEFDEPRDSSGNAQLTLAQSGTNFDGNAEIIYAPDDTLHETPLNETSVAGHGLIKYGQLGHFKNLIKIKGLENVDIGATAGAGLSYLFSGDTSLTELNLSNFDTSHVTNMEGMFDYDIKLQKLNLLGKFSTNNVTNMSNMFAYNCSLTDLNLTNFKTDSVSDMNAMFKGNSKLQTLNLGSAFKTGGVKDMSYMFANNNALTTITTSAGNNKLDFNTGIVKDMSYMFFNDSSLSSLDLGANFNTSYVGQGSDKDTPVGSPYHTGNGMASMFYGMAKLKTLNLGSQFDTRHVKNMSNMFSGDSALQSLSNTPDGKLDFDTSGIDNTVDDGTGIPADPSTGAPATPGVTGLYGMFTGDAALTSLKLGPNFQSHDIKNMGAMFNGDKGLKELTFDPNFKGVAVSGSSDAPNDMSTMFKGLSSLKSLDLSNFVFPSFINVDDMLIDLGDPEYFELTLPAEKIPNTWTGTTVFPTTTVPEAAGIGQFSSYDPSTSSRNNNTSKGYIRAVHNASGGGNVDDPQGNSYTGSAINNLYNSTGPGDTYIIAAGANNKTYLPDSSVTLTLHAGQKTVDKNLVNSKLNFIVKDPLTNEIRHKYSESQLESMQDKLAKSKHVIESTEWQPNKDLDDPSVASSNSLGMVSNGNNIVTTAGDIITPDPIPNDGTSNKYALLKINYGDGTVKYIKVTFDVKGAKAKSSTKFFTSSLTPILANKPYTFSNNDVVSDYIDLSNINGQPVAQPTSYSVSATASGTGDVDIKWSETGSSSDFQPGGDHGEVDAQRKVYVTVNYADNSKQGIFPINVPIKSMEKVSPLTSINNQQTYPTAKSTNLITNIKANAISQDSNITDVVWSDGPTLTQVGTQSASVKVSYADNSYKILPVLVQVIAQPKPGIYDDIAHQGNMGVPQYTDIGNDQQAVNDAAASASVPNGTTASWGDNTLPDTNSKGDKGYHFINVTYPDGTATSIPINVNVGNANIKDITLKHNAYIYGVDGKRANGITLKAGSTVTTYGTKLINGREFYLTKDADYYLAAGNDKPAERNLVQDANAYNKKGKKLKTVKHAGTRVKTYGAPILIKGKEYYSIGKNRYISKDSFPPTSDSTLPGLNKGSLSTTGSRMRLKKNTYLYDEKGQRANSLILKSGSIIQTHGSIQINGKSYYAVETGEYINAKNVDENWLG; encoded by the coding sequence ATGACTAGTAAAAATAATCAGAATGAACGCCTGCGAAAGATATCAATGGAGAATAAGCGAGATCGCTTTTCAATCCGTAAATTGGCAGTTGGTGCCGCTTCGATTCTATTAGGTTTCAGCTTTATGGCTGCTAGTGGACAAATTGCAAAGGCTGATACAACTGATCCAAATAGTCAGGAAACAAGTGTTGACAGCAGAAAGCAAACGGTAGATTCTGAAAAGACAGAGACTGCTGTTCAAGATAAAGGTGCAGCAGCAACTGCTAAAGTTTCCAGTGTTAAGAAGTCAAAAACAGATGTAACTACTTACTCTGGGTTGCATGACTTCCTGCGGGATGGTTCAGAAGAAACAGAGCAAACAGAAGGTCAAGGTTCTAGCGCTCCTTCTTCCTCTGAAACAGAACAAACAGAAGGTCAAGGTTCTAGTGCCCCTTCTTCCTCTGAAACTGAAAATACAAATCCAGAACAAGAAACTGGTGCAGAGCAAACACAACCTGCTAGTGCAGAGGATCTAGCAAATGCTGCAAGTGACTTGCAAACAGAAATTGGCAAAGGCAATGATTTTGTCAAGACAGATCCATATAAAGAGGCTGCAGCTGACAAACAGAAGTCAGTAACTGATGCAATTGCACAGGGACAGGCTACTTTAGATAAATATAATAAATTTATTAGCACAAATGATGATAAATTTAAAGTGAGTCTTTTTGACCTAACTGATGCTAAGGTAACAATTGGTGCTATGATTACGGCTGCTACTAATACAGTGGGAGCGCAAACTATTACTAATATAGGTGATGATGATGGTTGGCACTTGGATTATTCAGAGACATCTTCTGGGGATGCAACACTGATTGTAACTAAAGCAAATAATAGTTACAATGGCGTAGTTAATGATAGCACTACGCTTTATGACTATTTAATAAGCAAATTGGGCACAACTAATGGACGTGATTTGATTAGTAAGATTAAAGTAATTGAGTTTGATGAGCCACGTGATAGCTCAGGTAATGCCCAGCTTACACTTGCACAAAGTGGAACAAACTTTGATGGTAATGCTGAAATAATTTATGCACCTGATGATACTCTTCACGAAACTCCTCTTAATGAAACATCTGTTGCTGGACACGGTTTGATTAAGTATGGACAATTAGGACATTTTAAAAATTTAATAAAAATCAAAGGTTTAGAAAATGTTGATATAGGAGCTACTGCAGGTGCTGGTCTTTCTTACCTGTTTAGTGGTGACACTTCTTTAACCGAGCTGAATCTTAGTAACTTTGATACTAGTCATGTAACAAATATGGAAGGAATGTTTGATTATGATATTAAGTTACAAAAGCTGAATTTATTAGGAAAGTTTTCTACCAATAATGTAACCAACATGAGCAATATGTTTGCATATAATTGCAGCTTAACTGATTTGAACCTTACAAATTTCAAAACCGATAGTGTGTCGGACATGAATGCTATGTTTAAGGGGAACTCTAAACTTCAAACTTTGAACTTAGGCTCTGCCTTTAAGACTGGCGGTGTTAAAGATATGTCTTATATGTTTGCGAATAATAATGCTTTAACAACGATTACGACTAGTGCTGGTAATAATAAGCTTGATTTTAATACTGGTATTGTAAAAGATATGTCTTACATGTTTTTTAATGATAGTTCCTTATCTTCTTTGGATCTTGGCGCAAACTTTAATACCAGTTATGTTGGACAAGGTAGCGACAAAGATACTCCTGTTGGCTCTCCTTATCATACGGGAAATGGAATGGCTAGCATGTTTTACGGTATGGCAAAGTTAAAGACATTAAACCTTGGCTCCCAGTTTGACACTAGGCATGTAAAAAACATGTCTAATATGTTTTCAGGCGATAGTGCATTGCAAAGTTTGTCTAATACCCCAGATGGCAAACTTGATTTTGATACAAGTGGGATAGATAATACTGTCGATGATGGTACAGGTATCCCTGCTGACCCTTCGACAGGTGCTCCAGCCACTCCTGGTGTCACTGGTTTGTATGGTATGTTTACGGGTGATGCTGCATTAACGAGTTTAAAACTAGGTCCTAATTTTCAGTCTCATGATATAAAAAATATGGGCGCAATGTTTAATGGGGATAAAGGGCTAAAGGAGTTGACTTTTGATCCTAATTTTAAAGGAGTCGCAGTTTCAGGTTCTTCAGATGCTCCAAATGATATGTCAACTATGTTTAAAGGTCTTTCCTCACTAAAAAGCTTAGATCTTTCAAACTTTGTCTTTCCTAGCTTCATTAATGTTGATGATATGCTTATTGACCTTGGTGATCCTGAGTATTTTGAATTGACACTTCCTGCTGAAAAAATTCCTAATACATGGACTGGAACTACTGTTTTTCCTACCACTACTGTGCCTGAAGCAGCTGGTATTGGACAATTTTCTAGTTATGACCCGTCAACAAGTAGTCGGAATAATAATACTTCAAAAGGTTATATTCGAGCTGTACACAATGCTTCTGGTGGAGGCAATGTGGATGATCCTCAAGGCAACTCTTATACTGGTTCTGCTATAAATAATTTGTATAATTCTACTGGCCCTGGTGATACTTATATTATCGCTGCTGGAGCTAACAATAAAACTTATCTTCCAGACAGTTCTGTTACGCTCACACTTCATGCTGGTCAGAAGACGGTAGATAAAAACTTAGTCAACAGTAAATTGAACTTTATAGTTAAAGATCCACTTACGAATGAAATTCGTCATAAATATAGTGAATCTCAACTTGAAAGCATGCAAGATAAACTGGCTAAAAGTAAGCACGTTATTGAAAGTACTGAATGGCAACCAAATAAAGATCTAGATGATCCATCGGTTGCTTCTAGTAATTCGCTTGGAATGGTGTCGAATGGCAACAATATAGTAACCACAGCAGGAGATATTATTACTCCAGATCCAATTCCTAATGATGGCACTAGTAATAAATATGCTCTTCTTAAGATTAATTACGGCGATGGTACTGTAAAGTACATTAAAGTAACGTTTGATGTAAAGGGTGCTAAGGCAAAATCAAGCACTAAATTCTTTACTAGCAGCTTGACTCCAATTTTAGCTAATAAGCCGTATACATTTTCGAATAATGATGTTGTATCAGATTATATTGATTTAAGTAATATAAATGGACAGCCCGTTGCTCAGCCTACTTCCTATTCTGTTTCAGCTACTGCTAGTGGTACGGGAGATGTTGACATTAAGTGGTCAGAAACCGGTAGTTCTTCTGATTTCCAACCGGGTGGTGATCATGGTGAAGTTGACGCACAAAGAAAAGTCTATGTAACTGTTAACTATGCAGATAACAGTAAACAAGGTATTTTTCCGATAAACGTACCAATTAAAAGTATGGAAAAAGTTAGTCCACTGACAAGTATTAACAATCAACAAACTTATCCGACTGCTAAAAGCACAAATCTTATAACTAATATAAAAGCTAATGCCATAAGTCAAGACAGTAATATTACTGATGTTGTTTGGAGTGATGGTCCTACACTTACACAAGTAGGTACACAATCTGCTTCTGTTAAAGTAAGCTATGCAGATAATTCTTATAAGATTTTACCAGTACTAGTTCAAGTCATTGCTCAACCAAAACCTGGTATTTATGATGACATTGCGCATCAAGGAAATATGGGGGTTCCACAATATACTGATATAGGTAACGACCAACAAGCTGTTAATGATGCTGCTGCTAGTGCATCTGTACCGAACGGAACAACTGCAAGCTGGGGCGACAATACATTGCCTGATACCAACAGCAAAGGTGATAAGGGTTACCACTTTATTAATGTAACTTACCCAGATGGTACCGCGACTTCAATTCCGATTAATGTTAACGTTGGCAATGCTAACATTAAGGATATAACCTTAAAGCACAATGCTTATATTTATGGTGTGGATGGTAAACGAGCAAATGGCATCACCCTGAAAGCCGGTTCAACAGTTACTACTTATGGTACGAAATTGATTAATGGTCGTGAGTTTTATCTGACGAAGGATGCCGATTACTATTTAGCTGCAGGAAATGATAAGCCAGCAGAGCGAAACCTTGTACAGGATGCCAATGCTTACAATAAGAAAGGTAAGAAGCTCAAGACAGTTAAGCACGCGGGAACCAGGGTTAAGACTTATGGTGCACCAATTCTGATTAAGGGTAAGGAATATTACTCAATTGGCAAGAATAGATACATTAGTAAGGACAGCTTCCCGCCAACTTCGGACTCAACGCTCCCGGGCTTAAACAAGGGCAGCCTGTCAACAACAGGGAGTCGGATGCGCTTGAAGAAGAACACTTATCTTTACGATGAGAAAGGTCAACGTGCAAATAGTTTAATCCTGAAGTCGGGTTCAATTATTCAAACGCATGGTTCAATTCAGATTAATGGCAAGAGCTACTATGCTGTTGAGACTGGTGAATACATTAATGCAAAGAATGTTGATGAGAACTGGCTAGGATAG
- a CDS encoding SLAP domain-containing protein yields the protein MISKNNQIERSRKAKMQNKKNRFSIRKLTIGAASVLLGFSFVAMNEQIAKADTVDANNQETSTKTEEKSTSNKTVQSNTTNNANQTVQSNTTNNANQTESDLTTYKGLHSFLRDDSQTTDPQDSNTASSSEEAVTGKHIDHSTDSGALADAATDLQTEISKGHDFVATDSYKNTTEDRQKGVTDAIADGQTTLDKYSKYLSTNNDAFKVNVMDLTDAKITIGSMITAATNTVSTQDLNSYGGWGLQFADGTLTIKAVSSSNSTNDQSEPFYKFLNDQGLDASNVTKIIIKDDNGGITLNQSNNNVENNSGVFGNLTGLTSIDGLKNIKLDTSSTQGLHGLFANDSSLTSLDFHGFTSAARLINDMSYMFYNTTALKTLDLTDLRIIGSSTLNVEKMFENAGIEDGFKLILDAGSIPENADIGEGRNYVRAFNAGKIYVGTHDDSTTTGYDQIAALQGAIAGGVAADTYVMSNKQAASLRYSISPNKAWVVNLHPGQRSVNVTDLGNNMLSGDTLKNLEQTSDKIFTDKKIITGLSWMTFKMTTSPTTNQGYKDNDVGTTAGITNDATGTIPSTSVPNPEDTIKINFADGTYTYIRVKFVVAAAELNSDANPISSQKDTTISPTEKIDPNNQNNSDLDKAILNYVNIPNEWKKMDEGKSEADPKYIKYITISKADGNALDLDWSRLAGSDDVKSESAKITIHFTDDFDANGTMQSPGQEITGNVQIASMAKSSGLSFTPQQTYPTTNASGILATAQVELSKDPNAISMIWDPSAPVPTFTTLGLHSPQVQVTFKDGSTGLKTVPVTVVPNPGESNADQIVKEIVQNKQVDLEIPQYTDLTNDHTLAASVAAGVNLPKGTTFAWDQSKLPDTYTKGTKATAFVIVTSPDGSVANVPVNVTIGDPITHDIKLKHNAYLYNKHGERANGISLKTGSVITVFGTRVIDGRKFYLTKDAAYYIAVGNYNPVTRKLDKTALTYNGKGKKVVSAKKFKGEQIQTYGIPVVIKGKEYYAIGHKCYMRKVNFPPTPEWVVPRLTKQDLADGVVQRQLKKNAFVYTNKLNRANEVVLSAGSIIKTRGTKTISNQQYYDLGNNMYVDVRNVKRG from the coding sequence ATGATAAGTAAAAATAATCAAATAGAGCGGTCAAGAAAAGCAAAAATGCAGAACAAAAAAAATCGATTTTCTATTCGTAAATTAACTATTGGCGCAGCTTCTGTCCTGTTGGGTTTTAGTTTTGTGGCTATGAATGAACAAATTGCTAAAGCTGATACAGTTGACGCAAATAATCAAGAGACTAGTACAAAAACTGAAGAGAAATCAACTTCAAATAAGACTGTTCAAAGTAATACTACAAACAACGCCAATCAGACTGTTCAAAGTAATACTACAAACAACGCCAATCAGACTGAGTCTGATTTAACTACTTATAAGGGTTTGCATAGTTTCTTACGTGATGATTCACAAACAACAGATCCTCAAGATAGTAATACAGCTTCTTCATCTGAAGAAGCTGTAACTGGAAAGCACATAGATCATTCAACTGATTCTGGTGCTTTGGCTGATGCAGCAACTGATTTACAAACGGAAATTAGCAAAGGACATGATTTTGTTGCAACTGATTCATATAAGAATACTACAGAGGATAGACAAAAGGGTGTTACTGATGCAATTGCTGATGGACAGACTACCTTAGATAAATACAGCAAATATCTAAGTACCAATAATGATGCTTTCAAAGTTAATGTAATGGATTTAACTGATGCTAAAATAACGATTGGTTCCATGATTACTGCTGCAACAAATACAGTCAGTACACAAGACCTTAATTCTTATGGTGGTTGGGGTCTGCAATTCGCAGATGGAACTTTGACAATTAAGGCAGTTTCCTCATCTAACAGTACAAATGATCAAAGTGAACCGTTTTATAAATTTTTAAATGATCAGGGACTAGATGCGTCCAACGTGACTAAAATTATTATTAAAGATGATAATGGTGGTATTACTCTTAATCAATCTAACAATAATGTTGAAAATAATAGTGGTGTATTTGGTAATTTAACTGGCTTAACGTCAATTGATGGCTTAAAGAATATTAAGCTTGATACATCTAGTACTCAGGGATTGCATGGCTTGTTTGCAAATGACTCTAGTTTAACGAGCTTAGATTTTCATGGTTTTACTTCTGCTGCGAGACTTATTAATGATATGTCTTACATGTTTTACAACACCACAGCACTAAAGACGCTTGATCTTACTGATCTTAGAATTATCGGGTCAAGTACACTTAACGTGGAAAAGATGTTTGAAAATGCTGGTATAGAAGATGGCTTTAAATTAATTCTTGATGCTGGCAGTATCCCAGAGAACGCCGACATTGGTGAAGGTAGAAATTATGTTCGGGCTTTTAATGCCGGTAAAATATATGTAGGCACTCATGATGATAGTACAACAACAGGTTATGATCAAATAGCTGCTTTACAAGGAGCTATTGCAGGTGGAGTGGCTGCCGATACTTATGTTATGAGCAATAAACAGGCAGCTAGTTTAAGATATAGTATTAGCCCTAACAAAGCCTGGGTGGTAAATCTTCATCCAGGACAAAGAAGCGTTAATGTAACAGATTTAGGAAATAATATGTTATCCGGCGATACTTTGAAAAATCTCGAACAAACATCAGATAAAATATTTACGGATAAAAAAATAATTACTGGTTTAAGCTGGATGACTTTCAAAATGACTACTTCGCCTACAACAAATCAAGGGTATAAAGATAATGATGTAGGCACTACCGCTGGGATTACAAATGACGCTACAGGTACAATTCCTTCTACTTCAGTACCTAATCCAGAAGATACTATTAAAATAAATTTTGCTGATGGCACATACACATATATTAGGGTAAAATTTGTAGTTGCTGCTGCAGAACTTAATTCTGATGCTAATCCAATTTCCAGTCAAAAGGATACGACAATATCACCAACTGAAAAGATTGATCCTAATAACCAAAATAATAGTGACTTAGACAAGGCAATATTGAACTATGTTAATATTCCTAATGAATGGAAAAAGATGGATGAAGGTAAAAGTGAAGCAGATCCTAAATACATTAAATACATTACTATATCTAAAGCGGATGGCAACGCTCTTGATCTTGATTGGAGTAGGCTTGCAGGTAGTGACGATGTAAAATCTGAATCTGCTAAGATAACTATTCATTTTACAGATGATTTTGATGCGAATGGTACTATGCAGAGTCCAGGGCAAGAAATTACGGGTAATGTTCAGATAGCCAGCATGGCTAAAAGTAGTGGATTAAGCTTTACTCCTCAGCAAACCTACCCAACAACTAATGCAAGTGGGATTTTAGCCACTGCACAGGTTGAACTTAGTAAAGATCCTAATGCTATTAGCATGATATGGGATCCTTCTGCGCCAGTACCTACATTTACTACATTAGGTTTACATAGCCCTCAAGTTCAAGTAACTTTTAAAGACGGTTCAACTGGACTGAAGACTGTTCCTGTAACAGTGGTTCCTAATCCAGGTGAATCAAATGCTGATCAGATAGTTAAAGAAATAGTGCAAAATAAGCAGGTAGACTTAGAGATTCCACAATATACTGATTTAACTAATGATCACACATTAGCTGCCAGCGTTGCTGCTGGAGTTAACTTGCCCAAGGGTACAACCTTTGCTTGGGATCAAAGTAAGCTGCCAGATACTTATACTAAAGGTACTAAAGCAACTGCCTTTGTAATTGTCACCTCCCCGGATGGTTCGGTGGCAAATGTTCCAGTTAATGTCACAATTGGTGATCCAATAACTCACGATATCAAGTTAAAGCATAATGCCTATCTTTATAACAAACATGGTGAACGTGCAAATGGGATCAGTTTGAAGACTGGATCGGTAATAACAGTTTTTGGTACAAGAGTAATTGATGGACGTAAGTTCTATTTGACTAAAGATGCTGCATACTACATTGCTGTTGGTAACTATAATCCCGTAACCCGTAAGTTGGATAAAACTGCCCTTACTTATAATGGCAAAGGCAAGAAAGTTGTTAGTGCTAAGAAATTCAAAGGAGAGCAGATTCAGACTTATGGTATTCCGGTAGTAATTAAAGGTAAGGAATATTATGCAATTGGTCATAAATGTTACATGCGCAAAGTAAACTTCCCGCCAACTCCGGAATGGGTTGTTCCTAGATTAACAAAACAGGATTTGGCAGATGGTGTAGTGCAAAGACAGTTAAAGAAAAATGCATTTGTTTACACTAACAAATTGAATCGAGCAAATGAAGTTGTTTTGAGTGCTGGTTCAATTATTAAAACTCGTGGCACTAAGACAATTAGTAATCAGCAATACTATGATTTAGGTAACAATATGTACGTTGATGTGCGGAATGTGAAAAGAGGATAA
- a CDS encoding ISL3 family transposase: MSSLTNSIKFLLDVKDKNLIFFDFYLADDQVTKILVAELKLPLTQCPTCHGPLVHNGHYLSMVHYPAYNASHPLQIKLNKQRLFCRHCHQTFLASSSLVDKGCFFAKPGKQKILQELTTDRSMKEIAQANNVSNHTVLRVLTKFGKQPRANDYDYLPPHLGVDEFRGVGRQLHFICIDGASHRIIRVLETRLRKDIVAYFNHFPLTVRKQVKTITMDLNSYYQDVAHELFPNALVVIDRFHIIQMLNRSFNQLRTQTMKQFAPGDQRYKLLKFYWKFYLKPVADLKCDKLKYYHHLKRMSNQAFIVDEGLDASPKLRSTYELMQTFSKALRTHDEQEMIRLLNCKDDLGKQMKTTLKTFNRNQKAVINAATSKYANGCVEGTNRKIKQIERTAYGYRNFDNLVTRIMLETKNAVLKENTLSAIA; this comes from the coding sequence ATGTCCTCTCTTACTAATTCTATTAAATTTCTGCTTGATGTTAAAGATAAAAATCTTATCTTCTTTGATTTTTATTTAGCTGATGATCAGGTTACTAAAATATTAGTCGCTGAACTTAAATTGCCTCTGACACAATGTCCCACTTGTCATGGCCCGTTAGTTCATAATGGGCATTATCTTTCAATGGTTCATTATCCTGCTTACAACGCTTCTCACCCTTTGCAGATTAAATTGAACAAACAGCGGCTGTTTTGTCGTCATTGTCATCAGACCTTCTTGGCCAGCAGTTCATTAGTTGACAAGGGCTGTTTTTTTGCTAAACCTGGCAAACAAAAGATTCTCCAAGAATTGACTACCGATCGTTCCATGAAAGAAATTGCTCAGGCTAATAATGTTTCTAATCATACAGTATTGCGCGTTCTGACTAAATTCGGTAAACAGCCGCGAGCAAATGATTATGATTACCTACCGCCACATTTAGGTGTTGATGAATTTCGCGGCGTTGGACGACAGCTGCACTTTATTTGCATTGATGGTGCCAGTCATCGCATTATTCGGGTATTAGAAACTCGCTTAAGGAAAGATATTGTCGCTTATTTCAATCATTTTCCTTTAACTGTTAGGAAGCAGGTAAAAACTATTACCATGGATCTTAATTCTTATTACCAAGATGTTGCCCATGAGCTGTTTCCTAACGCTCTAGTCGTTATCGATCGTTTCCACATCATTCAGATGCTTAATCGGTCGTTTAACCAACTGCGGACGCAGACAATGAAACAATTTGCACCTGGTGATCAACGCTATAAATTGCTTAAATTCTACTGGAAATTTTATTTAAAACCAGTGGCTGATTTAAAGTGCGATAAGCTGAAGTACTATCACCATCTCAAAAGAATGTCTAATCAAGCTTTTATCGTTGATGAAGGCCTAGATGCCAGCCCCAAGTTACGGTCAACCTATGAACTGATGCAGACCTTTAGTAAGGCCCTGCGAACACACGACGAGCAAGAGATGATAAGATTGTTAAACTGTAAAGATGATTTAGGAAAGCAAATGAAAACCACACTTAAGACTTTTAATCGCAACCAAAAGGCTGTAATCAATGCAGCAACATCGAAATATGCCAACGGCTGTGTTGAAGGCACCAACCGCAAGATTAAACAGATTGAACGAACAGCTTACGGCTACCGTAACTTTGATAATTTGGTTACCAGAATCATGTTGGAAACAAAAAATGCCGTGCTAAAAGAAAATACTTTAAGCGCAATTGCCTAA